The Quercus lobata isolate SW786 chromosome 4, ValleyOak3.0 Primary Assembly, whole genome shotgun sequence genome segment GATGCgcaaagagagagatagagagagagaaagaagagagagttacCGATCCACCGATCGCACCCTAGCACCGGCATCGTCATATATCTCGCACAACCACCGAGATCGCATCACCACCGAAGACCGATCCACCCAGACCAATCGCACCCCACCGAAGACCGATCCACCCAGACCGATCGCACCCAAACCAATCCACCGAAGATCGCATCACCCCAGACCAATCCACCCAAAACCGATCTCATCGACGCCATCGTTACCCACGACCGATCTCGTCGTTACCCATCGCCGATCTCGTCGCCCTCTCGTCGTTACCCATCACTTAGACTGATCTCTCCCTTTCCCTCCATTTCTgatcactctctcttcctccctctctcaGTTTGACTGAACAGTGGAGTTTAATGAATggtgttgttttgatttttgtttttttaagtttatagattgaaattttctattataaaatttgtttggtagcTGAAAAAATgggtgagaaaatgtgagaaagtaggagaaaaatagcattttcagaatgttagcaaacacattaaaatttttctagaacaattttcataatgcaaccaaacatttgaaaataatttcttttcccGAAAATAGTATTtccgaaaaatatttattttccggaaaatattttacatgaaccaAGCACAACCTTAAGTAAGGTCCTGATGTGTGCTTAGGGCTATACAAACTAGCCTGACACCTAggacaaagagaaaaaaaaaatatatcatcatTACACCCATCCCTTCAAAACAACAAATGTGTCCATTGGTTTGCCACTAACTTTTGAACCATCCCTTCAAACAGCTAATGTCTCCGTTGGTTTGCCACTAACTTTTGATTaatattagagcattcacactCAAAGGAGATAAAAAGCTAATACTAGAGCATTCACACTGAAGAAGATAAAAGTGTTGAACATCTATTTTATACCTTCAAACACTtgttgttatcaattttttattatattttatcaatctttttttttcctactttattatatttattttagtgaTGGTTTATTGGAGTCTTTTGGCTTAATATTGGTAAATCTGAAATTTATTTGCGTTATAGGTACTGTTTGAACTTAATTGGGGAATcgaggaaagagaaagaatttcAGCAATAGTGTTGCCGAATttcaacaaaagtaggagagagaaagggaaaaagttggagagagaaagattttgaatttcggcaacgctGTTACCGAAATTCCTCTGCCCAAATTCCCTGCCCGAGTCCTATGTCCTATGTGCCCGAGTGTGGagtgctcaaaaaaaaaaaaaaaaaagcaattgcgggaaaaaaagaatttttttttttggtaattgtggcaatggcattgccgaaaatgggagggggaaaaaaattgttgttgtcGAAATCTGggaagaaatttaaaaaaaagtgttacattcacgatatttttataatattttcacaacaaatcacaggtgattagttattattatttcaaatttgtttttaacactgatattacttttttaatttaataataacaacctgctacttaaaatttgttgtaaaaatattgtaaaaattgtgtgtacctatcatttctttaaaaaaaaaataaataatagaattgtggcaatgggattgccgaaataggtgaaaaaaattttcacctatttcggcaatgccattgccgaaaataagagggaaaaaagaaaaagaaaaaaaaagaatagaattgtggcaatgggattgccaaaaatgtgagaaataaaaaaagaaaaaagagaggaataGAATTTTGGCAATGGTATTACCGAaatagggaaatttttttttttcggggtAATTGTGGCATTCCCGAAAatgggaggggaaaaaaaattgaatggaattatggcaatgtcattgctgaaaatgggaggaaaaaaaaattgttgttggaagaatttaaaaaaaaaaaggtgttacattcataatatttttataatactttcacaacaaatcataggtgattagttattattagttcaaatttgattttaacactgagattacttttttaatccaacaataacaacctaccacttaaaatttgttgtaaaaatattgtaaaaattgtgtgcacctatcatttcttaaaaaaaaaaaaaattgtggcaatgggattgccgaaataggtggaaaaaattttcacctatttcggcaataccattgccgaaaatgtgaggtaaaaaagaaaaaaaaaaaaaagggaaaagaattgtggcaatgggattgccgaaatagggggaaaatattttcacctatTTTGGCAATGGCATTCCCGAAAAtgtgagggggaaaaaaaaaaaaaaaaaaggaggaatagaattgtggcaatggtgTTGCCGAAATAGATGATaggtgcacacaatttttacagcaaattttaagtggcagattgttattgtggggcccaaataatttatgggccaggcccatttacccgtagggagtccaaaggcccaagccgaggagggctatggcccaaactcgataatataaagcacaagatagccttgggatacagccgaggacagttcagtcctcagcagacccaaagtcccaccggaaagaggggcaaaagcggtataggactaaacttgaaagaaaatctaaaatattcagggaaagctgcccttactgccattcaatactctgcacctgacagagccgtattcttcgacttttacaaccacccccaacgactttgggtatgggctgatgggacaagtatcaggcttgaaaaggttgaccctatacgtggacgaaggacaatgaacgcaggctagtataaaaggaaaaataagtaatctaGAAaaagggctgggaaaaatggccaaaaaccagagcctcctagcccacctccaggagaaagactccaggggtgaagaaaacttaaccatgtatgaacaccacgaaaaacccaccgtctggtgaccagggcctagcctttcaaacccatgctctacaaatgatattgtttgggccatttCACGTGCGAaaccaacactgttacggttcgttacaaaatcgtgtccttacaattggcgccgtctgtgggaaaggcttgtgtgttggcataggcggtaggtcgagagagttcctttgtcatttctaacaactggttatagagttttagtgtaaagttccgctaggggctatacttcttgactaggggctacgcttggtagcgttaatcgcatGGATAATTCTaagggcttggccgaggagctaactcccctaaagccaaggtcccacgcaaagagaaaactgagttttggacagaaccaaggtattgtatggtcctcggactcaaacctatggggaaactaactacttggatgagaaaactgggttttggacagaaccaaggtattgtatggtcctcggactcaaacctatagggaaaccaactacttggatgagaaaactgggttttggacagaaccaagacattgcatggtccttgacTCAAGCTAATGGGAACCACACTTGGATGAGAAACGATGTTTGGACAGAACCcaagcattgcatggtcctcggactcaagcctatggggaaaccactACTTGGATGAAAAACTGAGTTTGGACAAACAAGTAAGTTGGCAGGTCCCTcggaactcaaacctatggggaaaccaactacttggatgaaaaaactgagttttggacagaatcaaggtattgtatggtcctcggactcaaacctatggggaaaccaactacttggatgagaaaactgagtcttggacagaaccaaggtattgtatggtcctcggactcaagcctatgggaaaccaactacttggatgagaaaactgagtcttagacagaaccaaggtattgtatggtcctcggactcaaacctatagggaaaccaactacttggataagaaaacgGGTTTTGGACAAACCAAGGtatgtatggtcctcggactcaaacctatggggaaaccaaccacttggatgagaaaactgagttttggacaaaaccaaggtattgtatggtcctcggactcaaacctatggggaaaccaactacttggaagagaaaactgagttctggacagaactaaggtattgtatggtccttggactgaaacctatggggaaaccaactatttggatgagaaaactgagttttggacagaaccaaggcattgcatggtcctcggactcaagcctatggggaaaccaactacttggatgagaaaactgagttttggacagaagcaaggcattgcatggtcctcggactcaagcctatagggaaaccaactatttggatgagaaaactgagttttggacagaaccaaggtattgcatggtcctcggactcaaacctatggggaaaccaactacttggatgagaacactgggttttggacagaaccaaggcattatatggtcctcggactcaaacctatggggaaaccaactacttggatgagaaaactgggttttggacagaaccaaggtattgtatggttctcggactcaaaacctgtggggaaaccaactacttggatgagaaaactgggtttttgacagaaccaaggcattgcatggtcctcggactcaagcctattgggaaaccaactacttagatgagaaaaagattgagttttgtaaggttggatacttaataacaattctaagttactcaatcctcggctcaaatactgtaaaatgttaatgccaataggagtgttaagaagatggtgaaacgccccactattcagtagcctaggggagctgttcattttgcgggtgatatgtcctcggatggttacttcctacaccgcatcgagcattgagctatcatcttggctagttttggggtaagtatcgtttttcacaggtcggcattgttgtgccaaacaactctattaaagttatggtgatatctttttcttagcaagcattttggccctatgtgtcattgattcaaatgctatattattgtgccgaacagcacttgcaaattcatAATAGCGCCCTTCTCTTTGATAAAGGATTAgggccccaagtattgtactctaaggttggcggtattgtgccaggccgactcagtaagctcatcataatgtcctttcttttcctgcctaatgggagtttcagccctaagtatcatttgttcgattcagtattattaagctggattgtttttataaacacagagcaagatctttttattaactgggactttggtcctagacgtcggtcacggtttaaaaataaaaagaattcacaagattgtatgtctatGCATTGCGCTATCATTtcgaaaatatagagatagaacatgtgaagtaaagtgataacaatttttattaatataaagatgtattacaacgtacaaagaggggcttaaacaagcctatacaaaaggtagattgccaaaacaataaaaaaaaaaaaagcaatacattaagtaaacagtcagatctcttttttttaaactcgtctccgaagtccttctaaactctgcctcagtagcgcccatattgagagaaggaccttcttcagaagaagatggaggagatgaatgaagaagatggaggagatgaatgaaaagaaggaggagaagaagagggaagagatgaaaagaaagaaaaaggagcaaaagagggagaaggaaaagtacCAGggtggatctggtggtggaaagaagaagaaagagaggcaaaaggaggcaccaatgaatgaagagaggaagaagcaggggcacttagtccctgcctcattcctgactcctaacacactggtgccatgttaggtatgctcatgagagagcggttggtactgatgatgggtgtcctcgactcagtcacgccgaaagtttgacgtgacgagtccctgtttcggattttggctgaaaggaaggtgagacaaatcttgagtctccgccacccttgccctgaccgagccatttcgagcttgaTTAGAACATGGTGCTTttgggaggggtatggttccttcattgcTTATTACTATGGTGAACGTATCACAATTTAAGGTATAACCAGAGGGTAAAAATAAACTCTGGGAGGAAtctaagggtttcagattttgggGAGGTTAAAGGGGTTCATGTATGGGAGAAACAACTCTCGCCTTTCCTTTTTATATGAGGGACGGAGCGGAAGGTACTTAATATGTTCAGATCTCCAAGGAAATCTGCAAACAAGAATATGCCTGTTCCGTTTCCCCACATCATCAATAACCATCCAATCTGAaaggtctcgtaaagggaaactATTAAAGACACGCTTTGGATAGCCAAACGGCATGAGCGCGTCGTGAATAAATTAAGAGGAacgtctcgtagaccggtacatttcctgggcagGTGGAGAACCGCCAACATCAATGAAAGGCTGAATTATATGAGCCATAATAAATgctcggtattaccaaaacccccatttccaaccaagaggttggacagcagggttttgagggctattgtggggcccaaataatttatgggccaggcccatttacccgcaggcccatttacccgtagGGAGTccagaggcccaagccgaggagggctatggcccaagctcgataatataaagcacaagatagccttgggatacagccgaggacagttcagtcctcagcagacccaaagtcccaccggaaagaggggcaaacgcggtataggactaagcttgaaagaaaatctaaaatatccagggaaagctgcccttactgccattcaatactctgcacctgacagagccgtattcttcggcttttacaaccactcccaacgactttgggtatgggctgatgggacaagtatcagtcttggaaaggttgaccctatacgtggacgaaggacaatgaacgcaggctagtataaaaggaaaaataagtaatctaGAAAAAGGgctaggaaaaatggccaaaaaccagagcctcccagcccacctccaggagaaagactctaggggtgaagaaaacttaaccatgtatgaacaccacgaaaaacccactgtCTGGTGACCAGGGCCtagtctttcaaacccacgctctacaaatgatattgtttgagccatttcacgtgcgaacccaacactgttacggttcgttacaaaatcgtgtccttacagttattattggattaaaaaagtaatctcagtgtgaaaatcaaatttgaactaataataattaatcacgtgtaatttgttgtgaaaatattataaaaatattgtgaacgtaacacatttttttttaaattcttccaacaacaattttttttcctcccattttcggcaatgatATTGCCACAATTCCATTCAATTCTTTTTCCCCTCCCATTTTTTCCAATGCCACAAttacccaaaaaacaaaaaaattcccTATTTCCGGCAATTACCATTGTCCACaattctatttctctctttttttttttcctcacatttttgGCAATGACATTGTTGAAATAGGTGGAAATTTTTTccacctatttcggcaatcccattgtcacaattctattcttttttttttccctcacattttcggcaatggcattgccgaaatttTTTTCACCTATTTCAGCAATctcattgccacaattctattatttaatttttttttttaaagaaatgataggtacacacaatttttacaacaaattttaagtggcaggttattattattagattaaaaaagtaatctcagtgttaaaatcaaatttgaactaataataactaatcacctgtgatttgttgtgaaagtattataaaaatattgtgaatgtaactttttttttaaaatttcttcctaGATTTCggcaacaacaaattttttttcccctcccattttcggcaacaacaaattttttttcccctcccattttcggcaatgccattgccacaattaccaaaacaaaattttctttttttctctatttcagcaatggcattgccgcaattgctttttttttttttttttagcactcCACATTCGGGCACACAGGACACAGGAGCCAGGCAGGGAATTTGGGCAGAGGAATTTTGGTAACAGagttgccgaaattcaaaatctttctctctcctacttttgttgaatttcggcaacactgTTGCCgaaattctttctctttcctcaatTCGCCAATTAAGTTCAAACAGTATCTATAACGCAAATAAATTTCAGATTTACCAATATTAAGCCAAAAGACTCTGGTTTATTgggttaaatatattattttgtgttatttatattattttaatgtattattactaacataaaattattgatattaaatattttgtataataatatagtaaaaataataacGACTGAATACGTTTTTGaaatactaaaaactaaaatttttaactcttttaACGTGGATGCAACGACTGAATGCTCATCTAATAGAAGCCACTTACTCACTATCAGGGATGGACCCAAGTGGAAGTGGGGGCCTAAAGGGTCCGACCCcgggcacaaaaaaaaaaaaaaaataaaataatagtatatagaattaaaaaagaaaaagaaaaagaaaaaaaaaggcttagcCCCCTTGGTTTTTAGCTCGGGCCCCCTTGGTTTTTAGCTTGGCCCCCTCACCTCAACGGCTCAGCCATCCCTATGACCCAGCCGGCCAGCCCAAGAGGCAAGAGCCCatgaaaccttaaaaaaaaaaaaagtaaaaaataaaaaataaaacccagagTCGAagggtgcgtttgaatcgacttcaaaccaattccggaaatcaatttccggaaaattctgtgtttggctgtcacggaaaatattattttccggaaattgatttcctgttgaccgaaattttcagccttgaccacggaaaatgatttctgtcttcattttcacttcaattgacttccggaaaaagagagagagagagagagagagagaagagagagcccagatcagagagagagagggacgatcgcgccgacgagcggcgcggtgcacgatcgcgatcgtcgatcgagcgacgcgatcgacgatcgcgatcgacgagcacagacgagcgcgctcgtccatcgcgatcgtcgatcgacgagcgttTCGCCggatttgatgtattttctgGTAAACTGATTAaacgaaccaaacaccaaaattaattttccgtaaaatgaattttgtgacagccaaacacatgaaaacgttttcctttctggaaaatagcatattttccggaaatgattttacgcgaaccaaacacagccgaAGActccaaaccaaaaccaaatggAAAAGCctaaaatgaaggaaaaaagaaaaaagaagagagaagaaagggaGAGGCGAGACCGTGACGCCGTTGCCCATGCCCACGCGAGAGAGACCCACGCCGCCATCAGCTGTCGCATGCCCAAACCCACGCCGCCGCTGCCGGTTGTTCGATCTTGTGAGACCCACGCCGCTGCCGCCGGTTGTTCGATCTGCCCAACCCAGCTTCGTTTCTCCACTGCTCCGGCCTTCACCGTTCACAGGTATTTAACCTATCCTTTCCTTCAAAACCTAATATAATGTTTGTGAATCTTAGAATCTATAATCTATGCTTGTGGACTtgtggtgtttgtgtttttactgaTGAGTGATGAACTGATGTTGGTGATTCCGTGATTGTGAATTGAATCTGTGCCTGACGGCCCTGACTGCTTGTggtcttgttgttgttgttgttttttttttttttttttttggctttgtgactcTCTGTGACTCTGTGTTTGCGACTCTCTCTTATTATATAgataagagagatagagagagagtagagtttGTAAAGATTAGAGAATATATTATTAGTGTAGTATTTGTCTTGATTGTTCTTTGTTGACTGGTAGACTGGTAGTTGGGCAACAATAAGGACAAGtgacagaaaacaaaaagttaaagttaagaaaattttttgttagtaGTGCAGAATAAATTTATAGTGTCCGTAGTGGGATTGGGTTAGTGTCTGAAATATGGAGAcaagacaaagacaaagagaTAAATAAAGGCAAAGACCAAagactaaagaaaaaaacaaatcatttaAGAAAATAACAGTGATTCACTTGTGCCTATTGTTAACTCATAATGctaaattagataaatttataaattgaaaagaagtgagaaatactaaatttataattaaatgcaTCATGCATATTACCTTGATTCTAGTATTTGTCTTTAGTTAGTAACAACATTTAGCGTAGATGTTATAAATTGAAAAGGATATAGCTTCGACACTTAGTTTGGATTCAATCGTAGATGATTTTAAAGATTTGAAAGAGCGTCGAGTTCTCTTTTCATAGATGATTGTATCAAGAAACAATAGTGTTTcgtgtcttttgtttttgttggtagatgattgtatcttaatatattaagaaacaatgatttttgggtatttttcttgattgatagttttattaatactatatggatgtgtatttgaaattttttttccacttatCTCCGGCCCCCCCAGCTTAAAATCCTGAGTCCGTCCCCGCTcactatatatacatacttaATCCTACACATTTTCATCAACACTTCTCCAACAATCAATCAATCATGGCATCTCATCATCACTCACTTCTATCTTTGGCTGCATCGGCAACTACGTTCTCCATTATCTTGCTTTGCTGCTTCACTCTCATTGAGGCTCTCAATGGAGGCTTTAGCGTGGATCTCATCTATCGTGACTCTCTAGACTCTCCCTTCTACAACGCTTTTGAAACTCATTCGCAGCGTGTAGCCAAGGCCTTGCGGCGTTCCATTAACCATGTCAATCATTTTAAGCCAAGTTCTTCAGTCTCTCCCAATTTAGCCCAAACAGATATAATCTCAAATAGCGGCGAATACCTCATAAAATACTCAGTTGGTACACCACTAGTCGCAATACTAGGCATTGCCGATACTGGTAGTGATTTGATATGGCTACAGTGCAAACCTTGCCCTGAGTGCTATAATCAAGCAGCTCCATTTTTTGATCCTAAAATGTCCACAACCTACAAAAGCGTTTCTTGTACTTCATCACAATGTGAATCTGTAGGGAATACATCATGCTCCAATGATGGAACAAGTTGTCAATATTCCGTCTCTTATGATGATCAGTCATTCTCAAACGGAGACCTTGCTGTAGACACTTTCACTCTGGGATCAACTACAAGCGATAATCCTGTGTCTCTCCCAGAAACTATCATAGGGTGTGGACATGATAATAATGGTACTTTTAGTGCCAAAGGTTCTGGCATTGTTGGCCTTGGTCACGGCACGGTTTCCCTTGTTTCCCAATTGAGTTCTATTGGTGGCAAATTCTCCTATTGCTTGGTGCCATTAACTTCAAGAGTAGAAAAATCAAGCAAACTGAATTTTGGTAGTAACGCCGTGGTTTCGAGTCCTGGAACTGTGTCTACTCCCTTAGTCCCCAATAGTCAAGACACCTCCTATTTCCTAACACTCGAAGCAATGAGTGTTGGCAGCAAAAGATTAGAGATGAGCGGTTCTTCTGGCTCTGAAGACTTAGAGGGCAATATTATCATTGATTCAGGCACAACACTGACAACATTGCCAACAGAATTCTACTCCACGTTTGAATCAGCAGTAGCAGAAGAAATTGATTTAGAGCGTGGTGATGACCCGAGTCAGTTTCTAAGTCTTTGCTACAAGCGCACATCAGATTCTATAGAAATTCCTATCACAGCTCATTTCACCGGTGCAGATGTGAAGTTAAATCCAGACACCACCTTCATTCAAATAAATGAGGAACTTTCGTGCATGGCTTTCCGTGCTAATCAAGAAATTACCATCTTTGGTAACTTGGCCCAGTCCAATTTGTTAGTAGGCTATGACCTTGTGAAGAAAACTGTATCTTTCAAGCCAACGGATTGCACCAAGCTCTAAGCTGGAAATTAAAACTGtatctttatttaattttatctatCATTTAAATAAGCATGCATTGGGTGGGTTCCATGTGCCTGCATACGTGTTCTTGGCTTTTGCTGGAGACCACGGTTTTGGTATGGGATTGATACATATATGCTGCCTTCAGTTCTAGACTTCTAGTA includes the following:
- the LOC115984213 gene encoding aspartic proteinase CDR1-like; amino-acid sequence: MASHHHSLLSLAASATTFSIILLCCFTLIEALNGGFSVDLIYRDSLDSPFYNAFETHSQRVAKALRRSINHVNHFKPSSSVSPNLAQTDIISNSGEYLIKYSVGTPLVAILGIADTGSDLIWLQCKPCPECYNQAAPFFDPKMSTTYKSVSCTSSQCESVGNTSCSNDGTSCQYSVSYDDQSFSNGDLAVDTFTLGSTTSDNPVSLPETIIGCGHDNNGTFSAKGSGIVGLGHGTVSLVSQLSSIGGKFSYCLVPLTSRVEKSSKLNFGSNAVVSSPGTVSTPLVPNSQDTSYFLTLEAMSVGSKRLEMSGSSGSEDLEGNIIIDSGTTLTTLPTEFYSTFESAVAEEIDLERGDDPSQFLSLCYKRTSDSIEIPITAHFTGADVKLNPDTTFIQINEELSCMAFRANQEITIFGNLAQSNLLVGYDLVKKTVSFKPTDCTKL